The sequence ATCTCGAACCACGATCCGAGTCGACGAGCACGTTCGTCGAGCGCTGCCACCGACTCGAGGGGCACGTGGCACGGCCAGCGTATCGCGGCGAAGGCGACAGGTTGCGATCGGACAGCGACGGGACACACGACGAGGTCACGATTCGACGGCTGGCAACGAAAACGAGAACGTCGATCCGCCCTCGGGGTCAGACTCGACCCAGATCTGGCCGCCGTGGTGCTCGACGATCCGCTTGCAGAGCGCGAGGCCGATGCCGGTCCCGGGGTGTTCCTCCCGACTGTGGAGTCGCTGGAAGACGTCGAAAATTCGATCCTGATCGTCGGAATCGATACCGATCCCCCAGTCGCGAACCGAGACGACCCAGTCTTGACCCCGCCGGTGGGCACTGACGTGAATACGTGGCGGCTCGTCACCGCAGTACGTGATCGCGTTACTCACCAGATTCTGGAACACCTGACGTAACTGCCGACGGTCACCATCGACGAGCGGGAGTGAATCCCACGTGACGGCTGCGCCACTCTCGTCGATCCGAACGTGCAGGTTCGCGAGTGCATCCGTGAGCACGTCGTCGAGGTCGACCCTGTCGAACGAATCACTGTCCGCCTCGACGCGGGAGTACTCGAGCAGCCCGTCGGTCATCTCCTGTAAGCGATCGGCCCCGTCGATCGCGAACGCGACGAACTCCCGGCCGTCCTCGTCGAGTGCGTCGGCGTACCGATGCTCGACCAGCGTCAGATACCGCGTGATCATCCGCAACGGTTCCTGCAGGTCGTGGGAGGCGGCGGAGGCGAACTGCTCGAGCCGATCGTTCGACTCCTCGAGCAGCGCCTGCATCCGCCGCAGTTCCCGATTACGACGGTCGACTTCCAGCGCTCGCGTCCTGGCTCGAGCGTCGTAGATGCCGACGCCGAGCCCGGCGACGCTGCTGAGTGCCGTGAACATGAGGAAGCTCCGGTGCGGGTTCCGAAAACTGTCTGCGGGCTGAAAATGGTAGAGCGACAGAATTGCAGTCATGACGACGATCGCCCCGAGACACCACTGACCGATAACGGGATAGTAATTGGGGGTGATATCGTACGCTGGCAAGCGATGGGCCCCATAGATGAGTATCACGCCCGGCCCCACGATCAACGCCGTCACGATGAGAACGTTGAGAGATGGCTCGCCGCCGGTCGCTCGAACGTACGCCCAGCCGCCAGCAAACACGATATACGCCGCCCCGAGGGTGGCGACCGTTCGCCGCCCAGTGGTTCCGGAGACCGTCCCTCGCGCAGGAGACATTGCACCCGGTAAGCCGAGAGTTGCGATATGCGTTTTGGAGTGAGATATCGTGCCACATCTCGAGAGCGGCTTCGATTATTGGTTGAATGTACAAACCAGGTGAGTATCACAGGACCAACCTGAAGGGGGTCTGAGCCCGCACGACGACGCCGACCAGGAGATGGACATGGACGAGGTCCACTCCAAACCCCCGTGTGGTTTTCGAGGACCGGCGACTCGCTGGGCTCACGGCTTTGCCGTTCGCCATGTCGTGGCGCTGCGGGCCACGCACCGCTCGTCGGTTTGGTCCTGGAAAAACGCCCGAGACGGGATTTGAACCGCGGTCGCAGCGAAGCTGCTCCCTGATTCAAATCCCTCGTGTGGTTTTCGAGGACCGGCGACTCGCTGGGCTCACGGCTTTGCCGTTCGCCATGTCGTGGCGCTGCGGGCCACGCACCGCTCGTCGGTTTGGTCCTGGAAAAACGCCCGAGACGGGATTTGAACCGCGGTCGCAGCGAAGCTGCTCCCTGATTCAAATCCCTCGTGTGGTTTTCGAGGACCGGCGACTCGCTGGGCTCACGGCTTTGCCGTTCGCCATGTCGTGGCGCTGCGGGCCACGCACCGCTCGTCGGTTTGGTCCTGGAAAAACGCCCGAGACGGGATTTGAACCCGTGTCACGACCGTGACAGGGTCGTATGATAGGCCACTACACCACCCGGGCTTGCAACTGTTCGTTTCCCGGTGGAAGTATTAAGGCTTTCCAATCGGCCACCGTTTGGTACGGGGAATCGCGCCACGGACAGTCCGTGCTATACAGACTCACCCTCCACAAGGAATTTAACCGTGAGCGGGGTACTCCCACACGTGATCGGCTCACCCGGTCCGGTTTGCCCGGTCGGATAGCCACGGTGCCCGCTCGAGTTAGTAACCCTTAACTGTGTGCCGCCGGTAGCTGCCTGTAGTATCTCGTGACAGCCACTTCTCTCCCCATAGCCCACACGCACATCGACACATGGTAGACGTAAGCAAACACGAACTCGTTCCGGAGCACCGCCTGCTCGAGGAGGAGACCCTCGAGGAGGTGCTCGTGGAATACGACATCGACCGTACAGACCTGCCGAAGATCAAACGAAACGACCCTGCGCTGCCCGACGAGGCGGAGGTCGGCGACGTCGTCGAGATCATCCGGGACTCGCGAACAGCCGATCAGGCAGTCGTATATCGACTCGTGGTGGAATAAATGGCACTGGAACTCGACCGAGACACACGACGGGACATTTCGCGCGAATACTTCTCGAGGGAACGGCTCGCAGAACACCACTACCGCTCGTTCAACGCGTTCCTCAACCGGGGGATGCAGGAGGTCGTCGACGAGAAGGCGACGATCGACACCGACATCGGTGACAAGGAAGGCGAGGAACCCGTACACGTCGAACTGGGCGACGTGCGCGTCGTCACGCCCCGCGTCCGGGAGGCAGACGGCTCCGAAGAGCTGCTCTACCCACAGGAGGCTCGCCTGCGTAACATCACCTACTCCGCGCCGGTGTTCATGGAAATGTCCATCGTCAAGGGCGAGGAAGGCGACGAGCGGGTCGTCGACTCGACCGAGACGAAGATCGGTCGGATGCCGATCATGGTCGGCTCTGACAAGTGTAACATCGCCGGCTTCTCCGACGACGAACTCGTCGAGATCGGCGAGGACCCCGCCGACCCCGGCGGCTACTTCATCGTCAACGGCTCCGAGCGGGTGCTGATGACCAGCGAGGACCTCGCGCCGAACAAGATCCTCGCCGAGTACGACACCAAGTACGGCGACGAGATTCAGGTCGCGAAGACCTTCAGCCAGCGCCGTGGCTACCGCGCACTCGTCCTCTGTGAGCGTACCCGAAACGGCCTGCTCGAGGTCTCGTTCCCCTCGGTGTCGGGCTCGATCAACTTCGTCACGCTCGTGCGTGCACTCGGGCTCGAGTCCGACGAGGAGATCGTCCACAAGGTCTCGAACGACCCCGAGGTCGTCAAATACATGCTCGAGAACTTAGAGGAAGCCGAAGTGCAGACCGAGGAGGAAGCCATCGAGGCCCTCGGGAAGCGCGTCGCCTCCGGGCAGGGCAAGAACTACCAGCTCAAGCGGGCCAACTACGTCATCGATCGCTACCTCCTGCCGCACCTCCACGAGGAGGGCGTCGACGAGGAAGACGTCCGGATCAACAAGGCCCACTACCTCTGCCGGATGGCCGAAGCTTGCTTCGAACTCGCCCTCGGGCGGCGCGACTCCGACGACAAGGACCACTACGCGAACAAGCGGCTGAAGGTCAGCGGCGACCTGATGAAGGACCTGTTCCGGACCGCGCTGAACAAGCTCGCCCGGGACGTGAAGTACCAGCTCGAGCGCGCGAACATGCGTAACCGGACGCTGTCGGTCTCGACTGTCGTCCGGTCGGACGTGCTCACCGAACGACTCGAGCACCCGATCGCGACGGGCAACTGGGTCGGCGGTCGCTCCGGCGTGAGCCAGCTGGTCGACCGGACGAACTACATGGGCGTTCTCTCGCACCTGCGACGGCTGCGCTCGCCGCTGTCGCGTTCGCAACCGCACTTCGAGGCACGGGACTTACACGCGACCCAGTGGGGTCGCATCGGGCCCTCGGAGACGCCGGAGGGGCCGAACTGTGGGCTGGTGAAGAACTTCGCCCAGGCGGTCGAACTCTCCCAGAACGTCGAGGACGAACAGGCACTCAAACGCGAACTGGCGTCGATGGGCGTCGAGGGGATTCCGGGCCTCGAGGGCATCGACCGAGCAACACCGGCAGACGACTAATCTATGAGCAGCCAACAGCGAGAAGCCAAAGTCTACGTCAACGGGTCGCTGGTCGGGACCCACCCCGACCCCCACGAACTGGCCGAACAGATCCGCGAAGCGCGACGCATCGGCGACGTTAGCGAGATGGTCAACGTCTCCGTCAAAGAGCGTACCCGCGAAGTCATCATCAACGCCGACGCCGGTCGGGCGCGTCGCCCGTTGCTCGTCGTCGAAGACGGCGAACCCCGCATCTCCGAGGCCGAGATCGATGCGATCCAGTCGGGCGACCTCGAATTCGAGGACCTGGTCGACCACGGCTACGTCGAGTTCATCGACGCCGAGGAGGAAGAGGACATCTTAGTCGCCGTCGACGAAGAACACCTCACCGAAGATCACACCCACCTCGAGATCGACCCGTCGCTGATCTTCTCGATCGGTGCGGGGATGATTCCGTACCCAGAGCACAACGCCTCGCCGCGTATTACGATGGGCGCGGGGATGATCAAGCAGTCGCTGGGTCTGCCGAGCGCAAACTACCGGATCCGCCCGGACACGCGCCAGCACCTGCTGCACTATCCGCAGCTCTCGATGGTCAAGACCCAGACCACCGACCAGATCGGCTACGACGATCGGCCCGCCGCACAGAACTTCGTCGTCGCCGTGATGAGCTACGAGGGGTTCAACATCGAGGACGCGCTGGTGATGAACAAAGCCAGCGTCGAGCGCGCGCTCGCGCGATCGCACTTCTTCCGGACCTACGAGGGCGAGGAACGACGCTATCCCGGCGGTCAGGAGGACCGCTTCGAGATTCCCTCCCAGGACGTCCGCGGCGCACGCGGTGAAGAGGCGTACACCCACCTCGACGAGGACGGCCTCGTCAACCCCGAGACGGTCGTCGACGAGAACTCCGTCTTGCTCGGGAAGACGAGCCCGCCGCGGTTCCTCGAGGAACCCGACGACATGGGTGGCCTCTCGCCCCAGAAGCGCCGCGAAACGTCGGTGACGATGCGCTCGGGCGAATCGGGTGTCGTCGACACCGTCACGCTGATGGAAGGCGAGGACGGCTCGAAGCTCTCGAAAGTGAGCGTTCGAGACGAACGAATCCCCGAACTCGGGGACAAGTTCGCCAGTCGCCACGGCCAGAAGGGGGTCGTCGGCCACCTCGCACCGCAGGAAGACATGCCCTTTACCGAGGAGGGCGTCGTGCCCGACCTCGTCGTCAACCCGCACGCGCTGCCCTCGCGGATGACCGTCGGGCACATCCTCGAGATGATCGGCGGCAAACTCGGCGCGCTGGAAGGCCGACGCGTCGACGGGACGCCGTTCCTCGGCGAGGACGAAGAGAAACTCCGCAGCGGACTCGAGGACGCCGGCTTCGACTCCGCGGGCAAGGAGGTCATGTACTCCGGCGTCACCGGCGAGAAGGTTCAGGCCGAGATCTTCGTGGGCGTGATCTTTTACCAGAAGCTCTACCACATGGTCTCGAACAAGCTGCACGCCCGCTCGCGCGGGCCGGTGCAGGTGCTCACCCGACAGCCGACGGAAGGTCGCGCCCGCGAGGGTGGGCTCCGTATCGGGGAGATGGAACGGGACGTGTTCATCGGTCACGGGGCGGCCATGACGCTGAAAGAGCGCCTGCTCGACGAGTCCGACCGCGAGTTCATCCACGTCTGTGGATCGTGTGGGATGAGCGCCGTCGAGAACGTCGAACAACGTCGGGTCTACTGTCCGAACTGCGACGAGGAGACCGATATCCACGAGATCGAGATGAGCTACGCGTTCAAGCTCCTGTTAGACGAGATGAAGGCGCTGGGTATCGCACCACGACTGGAACTCGAGGACGCCGTCTAAACCATGCGAAACAGCACACCAAAAGACATCGGGACGATCAACTTCGGGCTGATGGAGCCCGAGGAGTACCGGGAGATGAGCGCGACGAAGATCATCACCGCCGACACGTACGACGACGACGGCTTCCCCATCGACATGGGGCTGATGGACCCGCGGCTCGGCGTGATCGACCCCGGACTCGAGTGCAAGACCTGCGGGAAGCACTCGGGGTCGTGTAACGGCCACTTCGGTCACATCGAACTCGCCGCGCCGGTGATCCACGTCGGCTTTACCAAACTCATCCGTCGATTGCTGCGGGGGACCTGTCGAAGCTGTTCGCGACTCCTGCTCACCGAAGACGAGCGCGAGGAGTTCCGCGGACAGATCGACCAGACTCGCAAACTCGGCCGGGACCTGAACGACGTGACCAAGGCCGCGATCCGACAGGCTCGAAAGAAGGATCGCTGCCCGTTCTGCGGCGAGGTCCAGTACGACATCGAACACGAGAAACCGACCACGTACTACGAGGTCCAGCAGGTGCTGACGAGCGAGTACTCCCAGCGCATCGCGGGTGCGATGCAGGGGGACGAAGAGGAAGGCATCGAGCGAACGACGCCCGACGAACTCGCCGAAAAGACCGAAATCGACCTCACGCGGATCAACGAGATCCTCTCGGGGTCGTTCCGCCCGCGTGAGAGTCAGCGCGAGGCCATCGAGAAGGCTCTCGACATTGACCTCACCGAGGAGGACACGAACAAGCTGATGCCCTCGGACATCCGCGACTGGTTCGAGGCCATCCCGGACGAGGACATCGAGGTGCTCGGGATCGATCCCGACCGCTCGCGTCCAGAGTGGATGATCCTGACGGTGCTGCCAGTGCCACCCGTAACGGCGCGACCGTCGATCACGCTCGACAACGGTCAGCGGTCGGAAGACGACCTCACGCACAAGCTCGTGGACATCATCCGGATCAACCAGCGGTTCATGGAGAACCGCGAGGCCGGTGCCCCACAGCTGATCATCGAGGACCTGTGGGAACTGCTCCAGTACCACGTGACGACGTTCATGGACAACGAGATTTCGGGAACGCCACCGGCGCGACACCGCTCCGGCCGGCCGCTCAAGACCCTCTCCCAGCGCCTGAAGGGCAAGGAGGGGCGATTCCGTGGCTCGCTCTCGGGGAAGCGCGTGAACTTCTCCGCCCGAACCGTCATCTCGCCGGACCCGACGCTCTCGCTCAACGAGGTCGGCGTCCCCGACCGCGTTGCGACGGAGATGACCCAGACGATGAACGTCACCGAACGAAACGTCGAGGAGGCACGCCGCTACGTCTCGAACGGCCCCGAGGGTCACCCCGGTGCCAACTACGTGCGCCGACCCGACGGCCGACGGCTGAAGGTGACCGAGAAGAACTGCGAGAAACTCGCCGAGAAGGTCGAGGCCGGCTGGGAGGTCAACCGCCACCTCATCGACGGCGACATCGTCATCTTCAACCGCCAGCCGTCGCTGCACCGGATGTCGATCATGGCTCACGAGGTCGTGGTCATGCCCTACAAGACGTTCCGGCTCAACACCGTCGTCTGCCCGCCGTACAACGCCGACTTCGACGGCGACGAGATGAACATGCACGCCCTCCAGAACGAGGAGGCCCGTGCCGAGGCGCGCGTCCTCATGCGGGTGCAAGAACAGATCCTCTCGCCCCGATTCGGCGAGAACATCATCGGGGCCATTCAGGACCACATCAGTGGGACGTACCTGCTCACCCACGACAACCCGCGGTTCAACGAGACGCAGGCGCTCGACCTCCTGCGTGCCACCCGGATCGACGAGCTTCCGGAACCGAGCGGCATCGACGACGAGGACGAGCCGTTCTGGACCGGACGCGACGTCTTCTCCGAACTCCTGCCCGACGACATGAACCTCGAGTTCACCGGTACCGTCGGCGACGACGTCGTCGTCGAGGACGGGCAACTCGTCGCTGGGACGATCGCCGAAGACGAAGTCGGCGAGTTCGGCGGCGAGATCGTCGACCACATCACGAAGGCCTACGGCAACACCCGCGCCCGGATCTTCATCAACGAAGTCTCGACGCTCGCGATGCGTGCGATCATGCACTTCGGGTTCTCGATCGGGATCGACGACGAGACGATCCCGGCGGAAGCACAGGGTCGCATCGACGAGACGATCGAAGACGCCTACGACCGCGTCGAGGAACTCATCGAAGCCTACGAACGCGGCGAACTCGAGAGCCTGCCGGGTCGAACCATCGACGAGACCCTCGAGATGAAGATCATGCAGACGCTCTCGCGTGCGCGTGACAATGCGGGTAACATCGCCGACGAGCACTTCGACGACGACAACCCCGCCGTGGTGATGGCCAACTCCGGTGCCCGTGGGTCGATGCTGAACCTGACCCAGATGGCCGGTGCGGTCGGCCAGCAGGCAGTTCGGGGCGAGCGGATCAACCGCGGCTACGAGAATCGCACGCTCAGCCACTACAAGCAAAACGACCTCTCGGCGGAGGCCCACGGCTTCGTCGAGAACTCCTACACCAGCGGCCTGACCCCGCGGGAGTTCTTCTTCCACGCGATGGGTGGCCGTGAAGGGCTGGTCGACACCGCCGTTCGGACGTCCAAGTCCGGGTACCTCCAGCGCCGACTGATCAACGCGCTGTCGGAACTCGAGACACAGTACGACGGTACCGTCCGCGACACGAGCGATACGATCGTCCAGTTCGAGTTCGGTGAGGACGGTACCTCGCCGGTGAAGGTCTCCTCGGGCGACGACAACGACATCGACGTCGAGGCGATCGCCGAGCGCGTCCTCGACGAGGAGTTCACCTCCGAGGAAGAGCGTCAGGAGTTCCTTGGAACCCGACCGCAGCCGACGAACCTCTCCGAGCACGCCGATCATCGCCTCGCCGAGGATCTGGGGGTGAGCTCCGATGACTGAGGTCGACTTCGACGTCTCCGACGACGTGATCGCCGTCGTCGAGGACAGCGACCTCCCTCGCCGCCTCAAAGACGAGGTCTACGAGGTAGTCGAAGACCGGGGTGCAACCGTCGAGGAGGCCAACGAGCTGACAGAGGCCGTCGAGGCCCGCTACGTCGACACACGGGTCGACCCGCTCGACCCCGTCGGAACCGTCTCCGCCCAGTCGATCGGCGAACCCGGGACCCAGCTGACGATGAACACGTTCCACTACGCGGGTGTCGCAGAGATCGACGTCACCCAGGGGCTGCCGCGGCTGATCGAACTGGTCGACGCCCGGAAGACCCCGGACACGCCGATGATGACGGTCCACCTGGAAGACGAGTACGCCACCGAGCGCGAGAAGGCCCACGAGGTCGTCTGGAAGATCGAGGCGACGAAGATCCTCGCGCTGGGTGACGTCTCGACGAACGTCGCGGACATGCGCGTCCAGATCTCGCTCAACGAGGACACTCTCACCGAGCGGATGATCACGCCCGAACAGGTCGCCGAGACGATCGAAGATCACCTCGGCGTCTCGACGGTCCAGCAGGGAACCCAGATCGAGTTCGGCCCCGAGGAACCCTCCTACCGCGATCTGCTCCAGCTGGTCGAGGAACTGCGCGACATCACGTTCAAGGGCATCGAAGAGATTTCGCGAGTCGTCATCCGCCGCGAAGAGATGGACGACGGCAGCGAGGAGTTCGTCCTCTACACCGAGGGATCGGCCTTCGGTGACGTCTTAGAGATCGAGGGCGTCGACGCCTCCCGGACGACGTGTAACAACATCCACGAGATCTACCGCAACCTCGGCGTCGAGGCCGCCCGCGAGGCCATCATCGAGGAGACGAACAACACGCTCGCCGAGCAGGGGCTGGACGACGTGAACGTCCGCCACCTGATGCTGGTCGCCGACATCATGACCAACGAGGGGACGATCGAGTCGATCGGCCGCCACGGCATCTCCGGCTCGAAAGACTCCGTGCTCGCCCGCGCGGCGTTCGAGGTGACGGTCAACCACCTGCTCAACGCCGCCATCCACGGCGAGAAAGACGCCCTCGAGGGCGTCACCGAGAACGTCATCGTCGGGAAACCGATCAAGCTCGGGACCGGCGACGTCGACCTCCGGATGGGCTCGACCGGCCCAGGCAGTCAGGCAGACTGATCGATGACCGTCACCCTCGACGACGAGGCTCGTCGGTACCTCGCGCTGTTCGAAGACGTCACGGGGGCGACCGGCATCGATTGCGTCCTCGAGTTCCAGTCCGGCTCGGAGGCGGTCAGTGACGGCGGCGACGGGGTCACCGTCGGCGATAGCAGCGACGCCCCGACCGTGACCATCGTCGCAGACAGCGACGGCGTCGACTCGGCTGCAGCCGACCGCCTGATCGTCGTCGTCTCGAGCGGCCAGATGGGCGAGGCGATCGGTCCCGATGGTCGAACGGTCAAGCGGTTTGAAGAGCGGGTCGACCTGCCGGTTCGGCTGGTCGAAGCGGCGGACGATCCCGAAACCTTCGTCGCTAACGCGCTCGCGCCCGCGGCGGTCTACAACGTCACGATCAGTGAAAACGAAGACACCGTGGCGTACGTCGAGGTCGCCGAGGCCGACCGCGGAGTGGCCATCGGCTCGAGCGGACGCACGATCGAGGCCGCCCGCGTGCTGGCGGATCGTCACTTCGACGTCGACGACGTCCAGCTGATCTAGCTGGCAGCCGACGTCCGATTCGACCGACCCGAGCGCGACAAGCTATTTTTTGTCGGCCTGTAAATGAGTTGGCTATGGACGACGAGCGCACACCACCGTACGGTCGCGAGCGACTGATCGAGGTCTACACCCAGGGGATGCTGGGGGGACAGACGCCGTCGGTTCCGCCCCGGTTCGAGGACCTCGAGACGCAGGCAAAAGCGAAACTCGAGTCGGAGGCATACGCCTACGTCGCGGGGAGCGCTGGTGCCGAGCGGACCGACCACGAGAACCGCGAGGCGTTCTCCCGGTGGCGGATCGTCCCCCGGATGCTCAGGGACGTCGCCGAGCGCGACCTCTCGGTCGAACTGTTCGGTGAGCGCTATCCGGCACCGGTCGCGCTTGCGCCGATCGGAGTGCAATCGATCCTCCACGAGTCGGCCGAACTGGGTTCGGCACGCGCGGCCGCGGACCTTGGCGTGCCGTTCGTCCAGAGTTCAGCCGCGACCGAGCCCATGGAGGACGTCGCCGAGGCGGTCGGCGACGCGCCGGCGTGGTTCCAGCTCTACTGGAGTTCGAACCGCGATCTGGCTCGAAGCTTCGTCGAGCGAGCCGAGGCGGCAGGCTACGAGGCACTCGTTGTGACCGTCGACACGCCGGTCATCAGCTGGCGCGAGCGGGACGTCGAACAGGCATATCTCCCGTTTCTCGCCGGCGAGGGCGTCGGGAACTACTTCACCGATCCCGTCTTCCGGGAGCTGCTGGGACAGCCGCCAGAAGAAAATCAGGACGCCGCAGTCATGCAGTTCGTCGACGTCTTCGGCGACGCCTCGCTCACCTGGGCGGACCTCGAGTGGCTCTCTGGCCTGACCGACCTGCCGATTCTCGTGAAGGGAATCGTCCACCCGGAGGACGCGGTGCTCGCCCTCGAGTCGGGTGCCGACGGCGTGGTCGTCTCGAATCACGGCGGTCGGCAGGTCGACAACGCGCTGCCAGCGATCGAGACGCTGCCGCAGGTGGTCGACCGGCTTCGTGAGGAGGGTCACGACGACGCCCCGGTACTGTTCGACAGCGGGATCAGGCGCGGGGCCGATGCCGTCGTCGCGCTGGCGCTGGGTGCAGACATGGTGCTCCTCGGGCGGCCGTACGTCTACGGACTCGCACTCGAGGGCGAAGACGGCGTTCGCGACGTCTGCCGGAACTTCCTCGCGGATCTCGACCTCACGATGGGGCTGTCGGGGCAGGCGTCGGTGGACGAACTGGACCGGTCGATGCTGGTCGAGCGTGAGTCGGCGGCGACACACAGTAGCGACCTCGAGAGCGGACGCTGACCCGTTTCACGAGCCACGAGCAGCGAACGCCATTCAGCCGAGACGACGCCGTCGATCAGATCTGTCGGCGGCAGACGGGAGAGCACGCAATCGTTATTCGCATCCCCTGCGAGCAAACAATCATACTATTTCGTTCCAAAAATAATAAATTACCGCGTTCGTAATCACGAGTTGATGTCAGGAAGAAGATGGGATTTCCGGGGGAAATCGACCGCAGTGGGTGCCGAGACGAGCCGCCGAGAATACCTCCACAGATCTGCTGGCGGGATAGCAGCGCTGGCGGTCACAGGCGTTGGCGTCGGTACTGCACCGATCGGTGGCGTCGCCGCGTCGGACGACGAACCGGCGGTGATCGACGACTTCGACCGCGGCGACCTAGAGCCCTACGAGAACATCGACGACGAAGATGGGGTTCCAGGCAACTACGACGTCACGTCGACCGGGAACGTCTACAGCGGTGAGTACGCACTCGAGGTGGGGACGTCGGCCAGTGGCACCGGGATTGTTTCCGAGGACGGCCTCGAGTACTACCCGAAACGCGGCGACCGCCTCGAGTGGGTCCAGTGGTTCGAGGGGCGTCACAGCTGGGGACGACGCTACGGCACGCGGTGGCGGGTCGTCCTCGTCGGGCCAGATGGCGACGCCTACCGCGTGCTCATCACCGGACGGGAAGGACACGCCGTCGAACTGCACCACCTGACGGACGTCGACGACGACGAGGCGGTACTCGACGAACAGGAAGTCGACGACTGGGGTGAGTACGAAGAACAGTGGCTCCGGACTGCCTTCGACTGGGACAGCGACGGCGAGGGAAGGCTCACCGTGACGCTGACCGACGAAGACGGCGAGGAGGTCGCGTCACTCGAGGCAGATCACGACGACGGTCCGGACGAAGCGGCCGCCGTTCGATACCGGATGACGAGTGACATCGACGACTTCGGGACGGTCTATTTCGACGAGTTTGTGGCGAACCCGGACCCCGAGAAAGGGATCGATGATGCTGAAACGGACACACAGACGGACGATTCAGGAAGCGACGACGCTAGCGAGGACGACACAGCCGATTCGACCGACGGTGGTGTGGCCGACGACGAAAGCGACGCGGATGACGCAGACGGCAGGAGCGACGACACCAGCGGCGACGATGGCGAGACCGATGCAGGTGAGGAGGACGACGGCATCCCCGCACCCGGCCTCCTCGCGGCCGTCACGAGCCTCTTCGGCGGCGGCTATCTCCTGAAACGGCGTGCAGAAACCGACTCGAGCGAGTCGAC is a genomic window of Natrarchaeobaculum aegyptiacum containing:
- the rpoA2 gene encoding DNA-directed RNA polymerase subunit A'', producing the protein MTEVDFDVSDDVIAVVEDSDLPRRLKDEVYEVVEDRGATVEEANELTEAVEARYVDTRVDPLDPVGTVSAQSIGEPGTQLTMNTFHYAGVAEIDVTQGLPRLIELVDARKTPDTPMMTVHLEDEYATEREKAHEVVWKIEATKILALGDVSTNVADMRVQISLNEDTLTERMITPEQVAETIEDHLGVSTVQQGTQIEFGPEEPSYRDLLQLVEELRDITFKGIEEISRVVIRREEMDDGSEEFVLYTEGSAFGDVLEIEGVDASRTTCNNIHEIYRNLGVEAAREAIIEETNNTLAEQGLDDVNVRHLMLVADIMTNEGTIESIGRHGISGSKDSVLARAAFEVTVNHLLNAAIHGEKDALEGVTENVIVGKPIKLGTGDVDLRMGSTGPGSQAD
- a CDS encoding NusA-like transcription termination signal-binding factor, whose product is MTVTLDDEARRYLALFEDVTGATGIDCVLEFQSGSEAVSDGGDGVTVGDSSDAPTVTIVADSDGVDSAAADRLIVVVSSGQMGEAIGPDGRTVKRFEERVDLPVRLVEAADDPETFVANALAPAAVYNVTISENEDTVAYVEVAEADRGVAIGSSGRTIEAARVLADRHFDVDDVQLI
- a CDS encoding lactate 2-monooxygenase, whose product is MDDERTPPYGRERLIEVYTQGMLGGQTPSVPPRFEDLETQAKAKLESEAYAYVAGSAGAERTDHENREAFSRWRIVPRMLRDVAERDLSVELFGERYPAPVALAPIGVQSILHESAELGSARAAADLGVPFVQSSAATEPMEDVAEAVGDAPAWFQLYWSSNRDLARSFVERAEAAGYEALVVTVDTPVISWRERDVEQAYLPFLAGEGVGNYFTDPVFRELLGQPPEENQDAAVMQFVDVFGDASLTWADLEWLSGLTDLPILVKGIVHPEDAVLALESGADGVVVSNHGGRQVDNALPAIETLPQVVDRLREEGHDDAPVLFDSGIRRGADAVVALALGADMVLLGRPYVYGLALEGEDGVRDVCRNFLADLDLTMGLSGQASVDELDRSMLVERESAATHSSDLESGR